The following are from one region of the Lacinutrix sp. Bg11-31 genome:
- a CDS encoding AAA family ATPase, which translates to MGISNLVINNEVKVELKDIQFSEENKTALTTLLKEFSHIEALGKYNLSVDNKILLYGHTGCGKTTTAKAIAKHLNKKIYTIDLSTIVSARLGETSKNVSAVFKKAALGKAILFIDEFDYLGASRSDNKKDSAEMQRLVNSTIQLIDHYPNDALLIAATNYSKTIDSALLRRFQLKLKFELPTQIELDTYYTSLLKDFPKEFHKFNRLYSISFAEAKTVLHQAIKKQIINKEEQKPE; encoded by the coding sequence ATGGGAATTTCTAATTTAGTAATTAACAATGAAGTCAAAGTTGAATTAAAGGATATTCAATTTAGTGAAGAAAACAAAACTGCTTTAACAACCTTGTTAAAAGAGTTTTCTCATATAGAAGCATTAGGGAAATATAATTTATCTGTAGATAATAAAATATTGCTTTATGGACATACTGGTTGTGGTAAAACAACAACCGCAAAAGCCATTGCAAAACATTTAAACAAGAAAATTTATACTATAGACCTAAGTACTATTGTTTCGGCTAGATTAGGAGAAACTTCAAAAAATGTTTCAGCAGTATTTAAAAAAGCAGCTTTAGGAAAAGCTATTTTATTTATAGATGAGTTCGATTATTTAGGAGCATCTAGAAGTGATAACAAAAAAGATTCTGCCGAAATGCAACGCTTGGTGAATAGTACTATTCAACTTATAGATCACTATCCCAACGATGCACTTTTAATTGCTGCCACAAATTATAGTAAAACTATAGATTCTGCATTATTAAGGCGTTTTCAATTAAAATTAAAATTCGAATTACCAACACAAATTGAACTAGACACCTATTACACTTCTTTATTAAAAGACTTCCCAAAAGAGTTTCATAAATTTAATCGTCTTTATAGCATATCCTTTGCAGAAGCTAAAACGGTTTTACATCAAGCAATAAAAAAACAGATAATTAACAAGGAAGAACAAAAACCTGAGTAA
- a CDS encoding nucleoid-associated protein — protein sequence MITRKSATISKFIIHKVGNKHNDTKNAFSDKEVHFDEDSYELMLPFLLRPFGSVVQSYRFNHHANVELNEINAYAKNIFNDDDAFVEASKNIVKHLYEQSNSAQIKTGDVLVAVFEGIEYKEMVTNAIGIFKIENKIDFFQTYLENNSYDVLVQKGISSKKVDKGCLILNQTDMEGNIILTVDNNSYDAQYWLDKFLNIKYADDSNNHTHNYLDMCSEFSTEILKTSYGEQERNIFLAKTIDYFKENEIINIERFKEEIFTDEKHIQQFEDFKKEYEGELNVVLRNQFDLAEAVVKKDKKKIKTDIKLDTNIQIKLDIDAPDAAQEYLERGYDEEKKMHFYKVFFNAEA from the coding sequence ATGATTACACGTAAATCCGCAACAATTTCAAAATTTATAATTCACAAAGTTGGTAACAAACATAACGATACAAAAAATGCTTTTTCCGATAAAGAAGTACATTTTGATGAAGACAGTTACGAACTTATGCTACCTTTTTTACTAAGACCTTTTGGTTCTGTAGTACAAAGTTACCGTTTTAACCATCATGCAAATGTGGAGTTAAATGAAATTAATGCCTATGCTAAAAACATCTTTAACGATGATGATGCATTTGTAGAAGCCTCAAAAAATATTGTAAAGCATTTGTACGAACAAAGTAACTCTGCACAAATAAAAACTGGCGATGTTTTGGTTGCTGTTTTCGAAGGCATAGAATACAAAGAAATGGTAACCAATGCTATTGGTATTTTTAAAATTGAAAATAAGATAGATTTCTTTCAAACCTATTTAGAAAATAACAGTTACGATGTTTTAGTACAAAAAGGAATTAGTTCTAAAAAAGTAGATAAAGGATGTTTAATTCTAAATCAAACAGATATGGAAGGCAACATTATTTTAACTGTAGATAATAATAGTTACGATGCGCAATATTGGTTAGATAAGTTTTTAAATATAAAATATGCAGACGATAGTAACAATCACACACACAACTATCTCGATATGTGTAGTGAATTTTCTACCGAAATTTTAAAAACCAGCTATGGTGAACAAGAGCGAAACATCTTTTTAGCAAAAACAATCGACTATTTTAAAGAAAACGAAATTATAAATATAGAACGTTTTAAAGAAGAGATTTTTACAGACGAAAAGCACATTCAGCAATTTGAAGATTTTAAAAAAGAATACGAAGGAGAATTAAATGTTGTACTACGTAACCAATTTGATCTTGCTGAAGCTGTTGTAAAAAAGGACAAAAAGAAAATTAAAACCGATATTAAATTAGACACAAATATCCAGATAAAACTAGATATCGATGCACCAGATGCTGCACAAGAATATTTAGAACGTGGTTATGACGAAGAAAAGAAAATGCACTTTTATAAAGTGTTTTTTAATGCGGAAGCCTAA
- a CDS encoding DUF4412 domain-containing protein, producing the protein MKTLKALLIIITICFSTNTEAQIWKKLAKKAEKAVEKTLEKKVEDKTERETDKAFDSTFNNSKKNKKEAKNKNENIFGVSNAIPANTYQFSHKYVMQIDNGKKPVNIAYYLNNDHNFLGFEIPDARNKTITVMDLKENVLFMFMDNNGDKTLMSMNLNIGELTDEAIAETEYPVVATGNTKSILGYPCKEYAVKGKDMHGKVWITESAGVSFAKTFYKTKQKKGIDQSWMSMINGLPMETIMTDTSKRKAKTTTMKCVSLKVENFAIATSGYKKLM; encoded by the coding sequence ATGAAAACCTTAAAAGCACTATTAATCATTATTACTATTTGTTTTAGCACAAATACTGAAGCACAAATTTGGAAGAAACTTGCAAAGAAAGCCGAAAAAGCAGTAGAAAAAACCTTAGAAAAGAAAGTTGAAGATAAAACAGAACGTGAAACAGACAAGGCCTTTGATTCCACTTTTAATAATTCTAAAAAGAATAAGAAAGAAGCAAAGAATAAAAATGAAAACATATTTGGGGTGTCCAATGCAATTCCTGCTAATACATATCAATTTAGCCATAAATATGTAATGCAAATAGACAATGGTAAAAAACCAGTTAATATTGCTTATTACTTAAATAATGATCACAATTTTTTAGGTTTCGAAATTCCGGACGCAAGAAACAAAACCATTACTGTTATGGACTTAAAAGAAAATGTTCTATTTATGTTTATGGATAATAATGGTGATAAAACACTAATGTCTATGAATCTAAATATAGGAGAACTTACAGATGAAGCTATAGCAGAAACCGAATATCCTGTAGTGGCAACTGGAAATACCAAAAGTATATTAGGCTATCCATGTAAAGAATATGCCGTTAAAGGAAAGGACATGCATGGCAAAGTTTGGATTACAGAAAGCGCTGGCGTTTCTTTTGCTAAAACTTTTTATAAAACAAAACAGAAAAAAGGAATAGACCAAAGTTGGATGTCTATGATAAATGGATTACCAATGGAAACAATAATGACAGACACCTCTAAAAGAAAGGCAAAAACCACAACAATGAAGTGCGTTTCGCTTAAAGTGGAAAATTTTGCTATTGCTACTTCAGGCTACAAAAAACTAATGTAA
- a CDS encoding RNA polymerase sigma factor: MINQQENNILEDLKHGSQQTLRKVYEDNREKFINFARRYNLPQDDVVDVYQDAYVIFYNNVMSGKIETMTSSVSTYLFSVGKYLIFDKMKKNSKKAGPNFDLAIVRDADEILDTIEIEEQTLTHEQELLRKHFSSLGKQCQELLNLFYYRGFTIKDILEHGNYNNENVIKSAKSRCMKTLKARINSNI; the protein is encoded by the coding sequence ATGATAAACCAACAGGAAAACAATATTCTGGAAGATTTAAAACATGGATCTCAGCAAACACTTAGAAAAGTGTATGAAGACAATAGAGAGAAGTTTATAAATTTTGCAAGACGCTATAATCTACCGCAAGATGATGTGGTCGACGTTTACCAAGATGCTTATGTTATTTTTTATAATAATGTAATGTCTGGTAAAATTGAAACAATGACAAGTAGTGTTTCTACCTATTTATTTAGTGTTGGAAAGTATTTAATTTTCGATAAAATGAAAAAGAATAGCAAAAAAGCGGGTCCTAATTTTGATTTGGCTATTGTTAGAGATGCAGATGAAATTTTAGACACTATAGAAATTGAAGAACAAACATTAACTCATGAACAAGAATTATTGCGTAAACATTTTTCGAGTTTAGGAAAACAGTGTCAAGAATTGTTAAACCTATTTTATTATCGAGGATTTACCATAAAAGATATTTTAGAACACGGCAATTATAATAATGAAAATGTGATTAAAAGTGCAAAATCACGTTGTATGAAGACCCTTAAAGCACGTATTAATAGCAACATATAA
- a CDS encoding tetratricopeptide repeat protein, which yields MTNEDLLYRYFSNSLTENELIDFNKRIETDAEFKADFEFENNLKQAIKQNNTTELKEKLKVFEAEISVKEPRTTKPQFNWRIAASIVLFIGAGWFGYNALFGVDYNNIYNANFNNYPNTEFTITRSDTVDSYERKAFVAYEAQDYDNAILNFNTIPVAEQKGYQDFYVALSYLNNNDSEKAKDLFKKTVAYNKMFVAESHWYLALVAIKQKDKIAAIKQLRILLENFDYNKSKAEVLLKELH from the coding sequence ATGACTAACGAAGACCTACTATATCGCTACTTTTCTAATAGTTTGACTGAAAACGAACTAATAGATTTTAACAAACGCATAGAAACAGACGCTGAGTTTAAAGCCGATTTTGAATTTGAAAATAATTTAAAACAGGCTATAAAACAAAACAACACTACCGAGTTAAAAGAAAAATTAAAAGTTTTTGAAGCTGAAATTTCCGTAAAAGAACCTAGAACTACTAAGCCCCAATTTAATTGGCGAATAGCCGCATCAATAGTTTTGTTTATAGGAGCTGGCTGGTTTGGTTATAATGCTCTTTTTGGGGTAGACTACAATAATATTTATAACGCTAATTTTAATAATTATCCAAACACAGAGTTTACTATTACACGAAGTGATACTGTAGATTCGTATGAGCGAAAAGCATTTGTTGCTTACGAAGCTCAAGATTATGATAATGCAATTTTAAATTTTAATACCATTCCAGTAGCGGAACAAAAAGGATATCAAGATTTTTATGTAGCGTTATCTTATTTAAATAATAATGATTCTGAAAAAGCAAAGGACTTATTTAAAAAGACAGTTGCTTACAACAAAATGTTTGTAGCAGAGTCTCATTGGTATTTGGCATTAGTAGCTATTAAACAAAAAGATAAAATAGCAGCAATAAAACAGCTTAGAATTTTACTTGAGAATTTCGATTATAATAAATCTAAAGCAGAAGTTTTACTAAAAGAGCTACATTAA